In Lemur catta isolate mLemCat1 chromosome 18, mLemCat1.pri, whole genome shotgun sequence, a genomic segment contains:
- the ARL10 gene encoding ADP-ribosylation factor-like protein 10, which produces MAPRPLGPLALALGGAAAVLGSVLFILWKTYFGRGRERRWDRGEAWWGAEPARLPEWDEWDPEDEEDEEPALEELEQREVLVLGLDGSGKSTFLRVLSGKPLLEGHIPTWGFNSVRLSTKDFEVDLLEIGGSQNLRFYWKEFVNEVDVLVFVVDSADRLRLPWARQELHKLLDKDPDLPVVVVANKQDLSEAMSVVELQQELGLQAVATQREVFLLGASIAPAGPAEAPGTVHIWKLLLELLS; this is translated from the exons ATGGCGCCGCGGCCGCTGGGCCCCTTGGCCCTGGCGCTGGGCGGCGCTGCGGCCGTGCTCGGCTCGGTGCTCTTCATCCTCTGGAAGACCTACTTCGGCCGCGGCCGGGAGCGGCGCTGGGACCGCGGCGAGGCCTGGTGGGGCGCGGAGCCTGCCCGTCTCCCCGAGTGGGATGAGTGGGAC CCCGAGGACGAGGAGGACGAGGAGCCGGCGCTGGAGGAGCTGGAGCAGCGTGAGGTGCTGGTGCTGGGGCTGGACGGCTCTGGGAAGAGCACGTTCCTGCGCGTGCTGTCGGGAAAGCCGCTGCTGGAAGGCCACATACCCACCTGGGGCTTCAACTCTGTGCGGCTGTCCACCAAGGACTTCGAGGTGGACCTGCTAGAGA TTGGTGGCAGCCAGAACCTGCGCTTCTACTGGAAGGAGTTTGTGAACGAGGTGGACGTACTGGTGTTTGTGGTGGACTCAGCGGACCGGCTGCGACTGCCTTGGGCCCGGCAGGAGCTACACAAACTGCTGGACAAGGACCCTGACCTGCCTGTCGTCGTGGTGGCCAACAAGCAG GACCTGAGCGAGGCCATGAGTGTGGTGGAGCTGCAGCAGGAGCTGGGCCTGCAGGCCGTTGCCACCCAGCGGGAGGTTTTCCTCCTAGGAGCCAGCATTGCCCCTGCAGGACCTGCAGAAGCACCCGGCACTGTACACATCTGGAAACTGCTCCTGGAGCTTCTCTCCTAG